From Pagrus major chromosome 2, Pma_NU_1.0, one genomic window encodes:
- the LOC141017948 gene encoding olfactory receptor 52D1-like: MMINSTKLSYFTLSAYFDAGLFEYLSFMIILSLYILTVCANILLIVVICMNRSLHEPMYILLCSLFVNELYGSSGLFPLLLVQILSDIHTVSVPFCFLQIFCVYTYANVEFCNLAVMSYDRYLAICCPLQYNMHMNHNKTAILITLTWLYPFLAITVLISLSASLQLCGNVINKVYCDNYSVVKLACFDTTVNNVYGIAYTIATICVVILIFYTYIKILRVCFSGSKQARQKALSTCSPHLASLLNFSCGCFFEIVQSRFNMKHVPHILRIFLSLYWLTCQPLFNPVLYGLNLTKIRIMCKNLVFGQK, from the coding sequence atgatgataaactCAACAAAATTGTCATATTTCACTCTGAGTGCCTACTTTGACGCTGGGCTTTTTGAGTACTTATCTTTCATGATTATTCtgtcattatatattttaactGTTTGTGCTAATATTTTGCTCATTGTGGTTATCTGTATGAACAGAAGCTTACATGAGCCCATGTACATTCTTCTGTGCAGTCTGTTTGTAAATGAACTGTATGGTAGTTCAGGGTTGTTTCCACTCCTTCTGGTTCAGATTCtctctgacattcacactgtttctgttcctttttgcttcctgcagattttctgTGTGTACACATATGCAAATGTGGAGTTTTGTAATTTAGCAGTCATGTCTTATGACAGATATCTTGCTATTTGTTGCCCTCTACAGTACAACATGCATATGAATCACAACAAGACAGCCATACTTATCACTCTAACATGGTTATACCCTTTTCTTGCAATCACTGTTTTGATATCTTTAAGTGCCTCTTTACAGCTGTGTGGAAATGTCATTAACAAAGTGTACTGTGACAACTACTCTGTTGTCAAACTAGCATGTTTTGACACCACAGTCAATAATGTCTATGGAATAGCTTACACAATTGCAACAATTTGTgttgtaattttaattttttacacATATATAAAGATTCTTagagtttgtttttctggcTCTAAACAGGCGAGACAGAAAGCTCTCAGTACCTGCTCACCTCACCTCGCTTCCCTGCTCAACTTTTCTTGTGGGTGTTTCTTTGAAATTGTACAGAGCAGGTTTAATATGAAGCATGTACCTCATATCTTGCGCATCTTTTTATCATTATACTGGCTGACATGTCAACCGCTCTTCAATCCTGTACTGTATGGACTGAACTTGACCAAAATTCGCATCATGTgtaaaaatcttgtttttggtCAAAAGTGA
- the LOC141018200 gene encoding olfactory receptor 5P62-like, giving the protein MLNTTTSSYFTLAAYFDTAVFKYLYFLIILSLYILIVSANLLLIVVICVNRSLHEPMYMFLCSLFVNELYGSSGLFPFLLLQVLSDIHTVSASFCFLQIFCVYTYASIEFSNLAVMSYDRYLAICCPLQYNTRMTSNKITILIALTWLYPFLAIFILISLSASLQLCGNTINKVYCDNYSIVRLACSNTTVNNIYGIVYTFTFIIIVLAIFYTYIKILIVCFCGSKQTRQKAVSTCTPHLASLLNFSCGCFFEIVQNRFNMKHVPHMLRIFLSLYWLTCQPLFNPVLYGLNITKIRITCKNIVFGKM; this is encoded by the coding sequence ATGTTAAACACTACAACATCTTCATATTTCACCCTTGCTGCCTACTTTGACACTGCAGTTTTTAAATACTTGTATTTCctgattattttgtctttatatattttaattgtcAGTGCCAacctgctgctcattgtggttaTCTGTGTGAACAGGAGCTTACATGAACCTATGTACATGTTCCTGTGCAGCCTGTTTGTAAATGAACTGTATGGTAGTTCAGGGTTGTTTCCGTTCCTTCTGCTTCAGGTTCtctctgacattcacactgtttctgcttcattttgtttcctgcagatttTCTGTGTGTACACTTATGCAAGTATAGAATTTAGTAATTTAGCTGTCATGTCTTATGACAGATATCTTGCTATCTGCTGTCCTCTACAGTATAACACACGCATGACATCAAACAAGATTACTATTCTTATTGCTCTAACATGGTTATATCCATTTCttgctatttttattttgatatcttTAAGTGCCTCTTTACAGCTGTGTGGGAACACCATTAACAAAGTGTACTGTGACAACTACTCTATTGTCAGATTGGCATGCTCTAACACAACAGTAAATAACATCTATGGAATAGTTTACACTtttacattcattattattgttcttGCAATATTTTACACATATATAAAGATTCTTATAGTTTGTTTCTGTGGCTCTAAACAGACGAGACAGAAAGCCGTCAGTACCTGCACACCTCACCTCGCTTCTCTGCTCAACTTCTCTTGTGGGTGTTTCTTTGAAATAGTACAAAACAGGTTTAATATGAAACATGTACCTCATATGTTACGCATCTTTTTATCATTATACTGGCTGACATGTCAACCGCTCTTCAATCCTGTACTCTATGGACTGAATATAACCAAAATTCGcattacatgtaaaaatattgtgtttggtaaaatgtaa
- the LOC141016637 gene encoding olfactory receptor 11A1-like, giving the protein MINSTQASYFTLSAYTDIGLLRYLYFIIIMFIYCSIVCSNLLLIVVICMNRSLHEPMYMFLCSLFVNELYGSSGLFPFLLTQILSDIHTVSASFCFLQVYCLYCYGNIEYLTLAIMSYDRYLAICYPLQYNSRMTSKKAFTLIVLAWLYAFLEVGVMVALSAPLQLCGNIINKVFCANYSIVKLACTDTTVNNIYGLLYMFTMILGIIISILYTYTKILRVCFSGSKKTRQKALSTCTPHLASLLNFSFGCFFEIVQGRFNMKHVPYMLRMFLSLYWLTCQPLFNPVVYGLTLTKIRIICKSLVFGKM; this is encoded by the coding sequence ATGATAAACTCTACACAGGCTTCATATTTCACACTCAGTGCCTACACTGACATCGGGCTTTTAAGATACTTatatttcattatcattatgtttatatattgtTCAATAGTTTGTTCCAacctgctgctcattgtggttaTCTGTATGAACAGAAGCTTACATGAACCTATGTACATGTTCCTGTGCAGCCTGTTTGTAAATGAACTGTATGGTAGTTCAGGGTTGTTTCCGTTCCTTCTGACTCAGATTCtctctgacattcacactgtttctgcttcattttgtttcttGCAGGTTTATTGTTTGTACTGTTATGGAAATATAGAGTATTTGACTTTAGCCATCATGTCTTATGACAGATATCTTGCTATTTGTTATCCTCTGCAATATAACTCACGTATGACATCTAAAAAGGCTTTCACCCTCATTGTTCTAGCATGGTTATATGCCTTTCTTGAGGTTGGTGTGATGGTAGCTTTGAGCGCTCCTTTACAGCTGTGTGGGAACATCATTAACAAAGTGTTCTGTGCCAACTACTCCATTGTCAAACTGGCATGCACTGACACAACAGTAAATAACATTTATGGATTGCTTTACATGTTCACCATGATACTTGGTATTATAATTTCAATTCTTTACACTTACACAAAGATTCTTagagtttgtttttctggcTCTAAAAAGACGAGACAGAAGGCTCTCAGTACCTGCACACCTCACCTCGCCTCACTGCTCAacttttcttttggttgtttcttTGAAATTGTGCAGGGCAGGTTTAATATGAAACATGTACCTTATATGTTGCGcatgtttttgtcattataCTGGCTTACATGTCAACCGCTCTTCAACCCTGTAGTTTATGGACTGACTTTGACCAAAATCCGCATAATATGTAAAAGTCTTGTCTTTGGTAAAATGTAA
- the LOC141016629 gene encoding olfactory receptor 10A6-like — MINSTQVSYFTLAAYFDTGLFKYLYFMIILSLYILIVSANLLLIVVICVNRSLHEPMYMFLCSLFVNELYGSSGLFPFLLTQILSDIHTVSASLCFLQIFCVHSYGGVEYLNLAVMSYDRYLAICYPLQYNTRMTSGKIAMLIAVTWLPAVFAVSVTTSLSASLQLCGNIINKVYCATHSVVKLACSDTSLINIYGLIATFGTILGALLLILYTYMRILKVCFSGSKQTRQKAVSTCTPHLASLLNFSFGASFEILQSRFDMNTLPNMLRIFLSLYFLTCQPLFNPVMYGLKMSKIRLTCKSLLSKADY; from the coding sequence ATGATAAACTCTACACAGGTCTCATATTTCACACTTGCTGCCTATTTTGACACCGGGCTGTTTAAATACTTATATTTCatgattattttgtctttatatattttaattgtcAGTGCCAacctgctgctcattgtggttaTCTGTGTGAACAGAAGCTTACATGAACCTATGTACATGTTCCTGTGCAGCCTGTTTGTAAATGAACTGTATGGTAGTTCAGGGTTGTTTCCGTTCCTTCTGACTCAGATTCtctctgacattcacactgtttctgcttctctttgtttcctgcagatATTTTGTGTACACTCTTATGGAGGTGTTGAATATTTAAACTTAGCCGTCATGTCTTATGACAGATATCTTGCTATCTGTTATCCTCTACAATATAACACACGTATGACATCTGGAAAAATTGCCATGCTTATTGCTGTAACATGGCTGCctgctgtttttgctgtttctgTGACAACATCTTTGAGTGCCTCCTTACAGCTATGTGGGAACATCATCAACAAAGTTTACTGTGCTACCCACTCTGTTGTTAAGTTGGCCTGCTCTGACACCAGTTTAATCAACATATATGGACTCATTGCCACTTTTGGCACAATCCTTGGTGCTTTGCTTTTAATTCTCTACACGTACATGAGGATCCTTAAAGTTTGTTTCTCCGGCTCTAAACAGACGAGACAGAAAGCCGTCAGTACCTGCACGCCTCACCTCGCTTCTCTGCTCAACTTCTCTTTTGGGGCTAGCTTTGAAATATTACAGAGCAGGTTTGATATGAACACTCTACCCAATATGCTGCgaatttttttatcattatattttcTTACATGCCAGCCACTTTTTAACCCTGTAATGTATGGcctgaaaatgtccaaaatccGTCTCACATGTAAAAGTCTGTTATCAAAAGCAGACTATTAA
- the LOC141018311 gene encoding olfactory receptor 4B13-like, with the protein MINSTQVSYFILAAYFDNGTLKYLYFMIVMCLYIFIVSANLLLIVVICMNRSLHEPMYIFLCSLFVNELYGSSGLFPFLLTQILSDIHTVSASVCFLQIFCAHSYGGVEYLNLAVMSYDRYLAICCPLQYNTRMTFNKIAILIALTWLYPCFAMVVLLSLSTPLQLCGNIINKVYCATHSVVKLACSDTSLINIYGLIATFGTILGALLLILYTYMRILKVCFSGSKQTRQKAVSTCTPHLASLLNFSFGACFEILQSRFNMNSVPNMLRIFLSLYFLTCPPLFNPVMYGLKLSKIRLTCKRLLSKADY; encoded by the coding sequence ATGATAAACTCTACACAGGTTTCATATTTCATTCTTGCTGCCTACTTTGACAATGGAACTTTGAAATACTTATATTTTATGATTgtcatgtgtttatatatttttattgtcagtgccaacctgctgctcattgtggttaTCTGTATGAACAGGAGCTTACATGAACCTATGTACATATTCCTGTGCAGCCTGTTTGTAAATGAACTGTATGGTAGTTCAGGGTTGTTTCCGTTCCTTCTGACTCAGATTCtctctgacattcacactgtttctgcttcagtttgtttcttgCAGATATTTTGTGCACACTCTTATGGAGGTGTAGAATATTTAAACTTAGCCGTCATGTCTTATGACAGATATCTTGCTATCTGTTGTCCTCTGCAATATAACACACGTATGACATTTAACAAGATTGCCATTCTTATTGCTTTAACATGGTTATATCCTTGTTTTGCaatggttgttttgttgtctttgagtACCCCTTTACAGTTATGTGGGAACATCATCAACAAAGTTTACTGTGCTACCCACTCTGTTGTTAAGTTGGCCTGCTCTGACACCAGTTTAATCAACATATATGGACTCATTGCCACTTTTGGCACAATCCTTGGTGCTTTGCTTTTAATTCTCTACACGTACATGAGGATCCTTAAAGTTTGTTTCTCCGGCTCTAAACAGACGAGACAGAAAGCCGTCAGTACCTGCACACCTCACCTCGCTTCTCTGCTCAACTTCTCTTTTGGGGCTTGTTTTGAAATATTACAGAGTAGGTTTAATATGAACAGTGTTCCCAATATGTTGAGaatatttttatctttataCTTTCTTACATGTCCTCCACTCTTCAACCCTGTAATGTATGGGCTCAAACTGTCTAAAATCCGTCTCACATGTAAACGTCTGTTATCAAAAGCAGACTATTAA
- the LOC141018323 gene encoding olfactory receptor 4B13-like: protein MINSTQVSYFILAAYFDNGTLKYLYFMIVMCLYIFIVSANLLLIVVICMNRSLHEPMYMFLCSLFVNELYGSSGLFPFLLLQILSDIHTVSASVCFLQIFCVHSYGAVEYLNLAIMSYDRYLAICCPLQYNTRMTFKKIAILIALTWLYPCFAMVVLLSLSTPLQLCGNIINKVYCATHSVVKLACSDTSLINIYGLIATFGTILGALLLILYTYMRILKVCFSGSKQTRQKAVSTCTPHLASLLNFSFGASFEILQSRFDMNTLPNMLRIFLSLYFLTCQPLFNPVMYGLKMSKIRLTCKRLLSKADY, encoded by the coding sequence ATGATAAACTCTACACAGGTTTCATATTTCATTCTTGCTGCCTACTTTGACAATGGAACTTTGAAATACTTATATTTTATGATTgtcatgtgtttatatatttttattgtcagtgccaacctgctgctcattgtggttaTCTGTATGAACAGAAGCTTACATGAACCTATGTACATGTTCCTGTGCAGCCTGTTTGTAAATGAACTGTATGGTAGTTCAGGGTTGTTTCCGTTCCTTCTGCTTCAGATTCtctctgacattcacactgtttctgcttcagtttgtttcttgCAGATATTTTGTGTACACTCTTATGGAGCTGTTGAATATTTAAACTTAGCCATCATGTCTTATGACAGATATCTTGCTATCTGTTGTCCTCTGCAATATAACACACGTATGACATTTAAGAAGATTGCCATTCTTATTGCTTTAACATGGTTATATCCTTGTTTTGCaatggttgttttgttgtctttgagtACCCCTTTACAGTTATGTGGGAACATCATCAACAAAGTGTACTGTGCTACCCACTCTGTTGTTAAGTTGGCCTGCTCTGACACCAGTTTAATCAACATATATGGACTCATTGCCACTTTTGGCACAATCCTTGGTGCTTTGCTTTTAATTCTCTACACGTACATGAGGATTCTTAAAGTTTGTTTCTCCGGCTCTAAACAGACGAGACAGAAAGCCGTCAGTACCTGCACACCTCACCTCGCTTCTCTGCTCAACTTCTCTTTTGGGGCTAGCTTTGAAATATTACAGAGCAGGTTTGATATGAACACTCTACCCAATATGCTGCgaatttttttatcattatattttcTTACATGCCAGCCACTTTTTAACCCTGTAATGTATGGcctgaaaatgtccaaaatccGTCTCACATGTAAACGTCTGTTATCAAAAGCAGACTATTAA
- the LOC141016449 gene encoding uncharacterized protein, translating to MFSVFSPGGYSSETPSSPRSTSSSSTDITPRRLSDNSWHFKFQIPWQKIPSEIIRKLERGKRPTKSDRLEIIRLIVSEILTMCPTPGKKHISEIARKMTKAYPVAFTDVIEGEVVGSGYDSLTKQMVSRVDNLKRGNTSLSLKRQSISNSEGEDTPTQKKRLDTYGCTNWQPTQLPPDETPESQKHAQEELKKMWRERCCDSKAIENMMRVTFFTQRKDIISGTETSDLIKEWPYLFETTGMKTHFKELTGVDMEDKNIANKCARVISFLKSADKPGKMETIFREMETSSKNAADVNVAVFLPLLLKYFNEEEEQMFYKVDQTTLPSEVDCAGLPSTPCIVVCGNSTLAAENFMLSVDQTIVNGHIRIFSDALLLMFGSYYCMNISYPAAQASTLEFLQRCLFKINPDKGSKVERNATKKQLAVSPKVLTLITKIADYEWRE from the exons atgttctctgtgttctctccAGGTGGTTACAGCTCAGAAACTCCAAGTTCACCACGGTCAACAAGTAGTTCAAGTACAGATATCACACCTCGTCGACTGTCTGACAACAGCTGgcattttaaatttcaaattCCTTGGCAGAAGATTCCATCTGAGATCATCAGAAAGTTGGAAAGGGGAAAGCGGCCAACAAAAAGTGATAGACTTGAAATCATACGGCTCATTGTCAGTGAAATCTTAACCATGTGCCCAACACCTGGGAAGAAACATATCAGTGAGATAGCAAGGAAGATGACAAAGGCCTACCCTGTGGCATTTACTGATGTCATTGAAGGTGAAGTTGTAGGCAGTGGATATGACTCACTCACCAAACAGATGGTCAGCAGAGTGGACAACCTCAAGAGAGGAAACACTTCACTTTCGTTAAAGAGACAAAGTATTAGCAACAGTGAAGGAGAGGATACCCCAACTCAGAAAAAAAGACTAGACACTTATGGGTGTACAAACTGGCAACCAACACAGCTGCCACCTGATGAAACCCCTGAATCTCAGAAACATGCACAAGAAGAGTTAAAGAAAATGTGGAGAGAAAGATGCTGTGACAGCAAAGCCATTGAGAATATGATGAGAGTCACTTTCTTCACTCAGAGAAAGGACATTATCAGTGGGACTGAGACTTCTGACTTGATAAAGGAATGGCCATATCTGTTTGAGACAACTGGCATGAAGACTCATTTTAAAGAGCTTACAGGTGTGGACATGGAAGACAAAAACATAGCAAATAAATGTGCCAGAGTCATTTCATTTCTTAAATCGGCTGACAAGCCAGGGAAGATGGAGACCATCTTCAGGGAAATGGAAAcatcaagcaaaaatgctgCAGATGtgaatgttgctgtgtttcttcCACTACTCCTCAAGTACTtcaatgaagaagaagaacagatgtTCTACAAAGTGGATCAAACAACCCTGCCCTCTGAAGTGGACTGTGCTGGACTTCCAAGTACACCATGTATTGTTGTTTGCG GAAACTCGACTTTGGCGGCAGAGAATTTCATGCTGTCTGTTGACCAGACCATTGTGAATGGCCACATCAGAATCTTCAGTGATGCTCTTTTGCTGATGTTTGGTTCGTACTACTGTATGAACATATCTTACCCAGCAGCCCAAGCATCAACTTTGGAGTTCTTACAGAG gTGCCTCTTCAAGATAAATCCAGACAAGGGATCAAAAGTGGAGCGGAACGCCACCAAAAAACAACTTGCCGTCAGTCCAAAGGTTCTCACACTCATCACCAAAATTGCAGACTACGAGTGGAGGGAATAA